A single window of Drosophila suzukii chromosome 3, CBGP_Dsuzu_IsoJpt1.0, whole genome shotgun sequence DNA harbors:
- the Nuak gene encoding uncharacterized protein Nuak isoform X3 — MVISKPDGAAPNGAAGGAGATPAAQAAAPAGLDAAGNSLAHPSGIPQDQIDNIMSGIANTGNVKMNNHRKKLRQRFDIIKKLGQGTYGKVQLGINKETGQEVAIKTIKKCKIEAEADLVRIRREVQIMSSVHHPNIIHIYEVFENREKMVLVMEFAAGGELYDYLSERKVLTEEEARRIFRQVATAVYYCHKHKICHRDLKLENILLDEKGNAKIADFGLSNVFDDQRLLGTFCGSPLYASPEIVEGTPYQGPEVDCWSLGVLLYTLVYGSMPFDGSNFKRLVKQISQGDYYEPKKPSRASTLIRDMLTVCPRKRASIEQICSHWWVNENDNVSCLDLAEDLANQTPVRLDVLLSLTPATITADQLVVPSAEGAAAAKAAANERVPRSHSVGSIRDMGPPNTEAERRILDMVAAGGEAALMPSPTRTITPAQSPVQTKRKLQPTVSTENAAGTTAKKKEKPANSSFVISKDGAPLTEVPPPTIIEPQVTPMEAETIANVAEEVPAPSYSQKDMQMVGDLCEQLMGDGTKSSSTTSPAAAPPAPTPVARQATRGKLDAVVETPEEKDATKVIKKFVNKHKTADLVNAINESASKATAPVVAPPPFVRKCSLQDESTLNKFNAERRKSRILETAEKFQPPPPVTGAGAAAAPEKPKKLSIPGVSVGSFKKEFEKKATNPPAVEGPTPGELRAQEQVAAAAAAAQEAEALSTPPPSPGVAQSLEGSDSKNSVASVSLDEARRSMENSIALLLQAQNESSKEVDQLCAQTETIGVSEPATQQERERKLKNARAIIGNAIQPVIRRPTPFYGIGNGNGFGSGMVGGSGVGGGGGAGGNIAPKRVQSGSNFMGYSGGILPGAGATSPPISGPQTAPPVLISPNALAAAKQTIQQRIFGGGLPSPNSQSGNRRPATWQPQNSYSTASIFQPPPSAQSPFKMLQQQYQQRCQEDQKTSALFTPPPSPQYAASHALAAQPAATYGNSGSNISGASSNSNSNNRGHSNSSNMGNCNTLPNVKYNVNSRTRPFNHNQAQDTLNTNASASATCALPVAMWLKSSPGIEGPPTPPGAVKTSTASITLKSATLPRRKINAKAEVQLDIKPRIPEQGAPPQPGMRFSTEMQHPVADLRSAPPREGPIPYSPIKTTVQARATSLEPKEHVITIQRPPTQHAYGRTSSNTTTRSGSLSRQSTVESESDATTTATNLSQATITSTSQPIKKSPREFIIPIAVEGGGFITPRERSVEPSESSHTTSSRSTFTRLRPSRRIGSLLSEAGFDEGSPFQKMRTTSISRDGVSGGAEDEARFTPHRLRSSRPVKKISQDNDSQSSNEEDDDDDDGFEILTAENLFSTLLQRVRALTNRLNVNSDLSVGFPSHSSRLLTDISRQAQSHSPFWSQGSPFASRLNSSNSSGLGAPWRHSMSRDLGSDMESMFSRTGATLPRGHHQGKGKPSSAPAQVEKDSVNGSSTATASSEEPLDLADLDLSRLRLSKKDLETLSSITPGLPKCFQEQLLAKLPPTQARKLSRTLSVQTSAPSSSSTPKVYKRSQSGGRGYQPEQQQQQLQEDLVDLTKSKPLTDAPKTTAASTAIYRRSLSRSLAPTQNSGQDSESRATAQTTKSRSSSVCRDDYGKSSLCSSSTYTSDISEKYKYYSPYLSKSSNVSPSQAAKDAPEKRYSGGLGRPPSGCLSPPPQLPQVAATEGSSSLRIGRSSQRRISRFLRPDFFDDPRDRETQSMLREIREKSIDRQERGQEQEQTQAQAQAQDLRRRKHSLPNVDQTEAPPEAAPIRSSMRHSRNKSMELFTDAESNGQVQEPVKSSSARQRSVSRARELETELDKHELADKILQELQLLSAVRTQHEQAQESEKTEETSTIKKVKKMKPKESPANEPEPSKISTMTTSSSTTLVRKVKKVVKKTDEGAKATGTESADLVSSAPKETKLKRPKSYPMKDLGLSLKSSADLPEPTASLLPSKLPSKLPSGLTNESAGESAPRESRLMRPKSYPATKLATPKDLRKVTRSGVAIPTITEAIPTPSAMATPTSSKSTSEEKSLSATPTGTMSTVTDAKDTGSSSSDSRPTTIKKIIKVSKKSKLIPPTPVTPTTPTTTATTTANTTPVDSSKESSPVIKAKEKSPEKKPSKGLLYALGQKFEKLRDSAMSKEKKSGSAGAAAASLACTQKQGSPEERSSPEKYKKKVVETEKSLDIAAPEDKRVDKRSRFDTMLRSLRERSVPRSQPNGRVSPKRAASVEELHAGSQEGQGKSGGAVNKMFGGFLRRFDRESSEQRRVRSTRSTSNIERQVREEQDRLLDASLPTSPIYQNVVKTQGSKVKATPTPAAVEENCNCETACPDCRQNKVQNLTTSSAPSNTAQAASSKEKRKGLMLDLASANASGSGAPSSVTTATTTTTSGSSYRGSKTNPALLNGNGALGMGIYSNLPPYPGAIKSASSNNSSSQQSMENATNNNSTNTNNNCSSQTSGYRTSSAHEINRNNPLLTPSFENIANYSSDSRSYQDDCASTSTFLSPTEEPELYFDNWSICSEDNYMLHATPSPTVSRLSRASLSSPTRCSESSDPNESVIDRIKRRSFYSRFNEQKKPRRTSSIVGPSAVRDYYREQQAAVKARSSHKLHAPDPMDPPPRAHSPDIAQQFFRPLKLSPVGTELKPPVYRSPLDYSSSSAGATSKPRKSLNDIRNTSPSFLSKRYETTDYSSVPMRYKSSSSSSPSNGAIASGYYNTYNPKRRSSYTLNGSLPTATSGSSAAGSSHLDGYATLGRRSIRPYDHRTMSLLEPPTTSSSRSGEGVSSYQRREARTPVRDYTSSISRSGSRYRTSSATRSPTNI; from the exons ATGGTGATAAGCAAACCCGATGGAGCGGCGCCCAATGGAGCGGCGGGAGGAGCGGGCGCCACACCAGCCGCACAGGCAGCTGCTCCAGCTGGCCTCGATGCCGCCGGGAATAGTCTGGCGCATCCCTCGGGGATACCGCAGGACCAAATAGACAATATCATGAGCGGCATCGCCAATACCGGCAACGTCAAAATGAACAATCACCGCAAGAAGCTGCGACAAAG ATTTGATATTATTAAGAAACTAGGACAAGGCACATACGGCAAGGTGCAATTAGGTATTAATAAGGAAACCGGCCAGGAGGTGGCCATCAAAACCATCAAGAAGTGCAAAATCGAGGCCGAGGCGGATTTGGTGCGCATCCGGCGCGAAGTTCAGATCATGAGCTCAGTGCATCATCCCAACATCATCCACATCTACGAAG TATTCGAGAACCGTGAGAAAATGGTGCTAGTCATGGAGTTTGCCGCTGGCGGCGAGCTCTACGACTATCTGTCCGAAAGGAAGGTTCTCACCGAGGAGGAGGCGCGTCGGATCTTCCGCCAGGTGGCCACCGCCGTCTACTACTGTCACAAGCACAAGATCTGCCATCGCGATCTCAAACTGGAGAACATCCTGCTGGACGAGAAGGGCAATGCCAAG ATTGCGGATTTTGGTCTGTCGAATGTGTTTGATGATCAGCGCCTGCTGGGCACCTTCTGCGGTTCCCCACTCTACGCCTCGCCAGAAATCGTGGAAGGAACTCCGTACCAGGGGCCCGAGGTGGACTGCTGGTCACTGGGCGTGCTGCTCTACACACTGGTCTACGGCTCCATGCCCTTCGACGGGTCCAACTTTAAGCGGCTTGTGAAGCAGATTAGTCAGGGTGACTACTATGAGCCCAAGAAACCTTCGAGAGCCTCTACTCTGATCCGCGACATGCTGACTGTGTGTCCAAGGAAGCGGGCTAGCATTGAACAGATCTGCTCGCATTGGTGGGTGAACGAAAACGATAATGTATCCTGTCTGGACCTGGCCGAGGATCTGGCCAATCAGACCCCCGTGCGATTGGATGTCCTGCTGTCACTCACGCCGGCCACAATTACGGCGGATCAGCTGGTGGTGCCATCGGCGGAGGGAGCAGCTGCAGCCAAGGCGGCGGCCAATGAACGCGTTCCTCGCTCCCATTCGGTGGGCTCGATCCGGGACATGGGACCACCGAACACGGAGGCGGAGCGCCGCATCCTGGACATGGTGGCCG CTGGTGGAGAAGCCGCCCTGATGCCCTCACCCACCAGGACCATTACTCCCGCCCAGAGTCCGGTGCAGACGAAGAGGAAGCTGCAGCCCACTGTTTCCACGGAGAATGCAGCCGGAACCACGGCCAAAAAGAAGGAGAAGCCAGCCAATAGCTCGTTTGTGATCAGCAAGGATGGGGCGCCACTGACTGAGGTACCACCACCCACCATCATCGAACCCCAAGTCACGCCCATGGAGGCGGAAACGATTGCCAATGTAGCAGAGGAAGTTCCAGCTCCCAGTTACTCCCAGAAAGACATGCAAATGGTGGGTGATCTCTGCGAACAGCTGATGGGAGATGGAACcaaaagcagcagcaccacctCACCGGCAGCTGCACCACCTGCACCCACACCAGTTGCTCGCCAGGCCACCAGAGGAAAACTGGACGCTGTGGTGGAGACTCCGGAGGAGAAGGATGCCACCAAGGTGATCAAGAAGTTTGTGAACAAGCACAAGACCGCCGATCTGGTGAATGCCATCAATGAAAGTGCCTCCAAGGCCACGGCGCCAGTGGTGGCTCCACCACCCTTTGTGCGCAAGTGCAGCCTGCAGGATGAGTCCACGCTGAACAAGTTCAATGCGGAGCGGAGGAAATCGCGAATCCTGGAAACTGCCGAGAAGTTCCAACCCCCGCCGCCGGTgacaggagcaggagcagcagcagctccgGAGAAACCCAAGAAACTTAGCATACCCGGCGTCAGTGTGGGCAGTTTCAAGAAGGAGTTCGAGAAGAAGGCCACCAATCCGCCGGCTGTTGAAGGGCCCACGCCCGGTGAGCTGAGGGCTCAGGAGCAAGTTGCTGCAGCGGCTGCGGCCGCCCAGGAAGCCGAAGCACTGAGCACGCCACCCCCGTCACCAGGGGTGGCCCAATCCCTGGAGGGCAGCGACTCTAAGAACTCGGTGGCCTCGGTTTCCCTGGACGAGGCCCGACGCTCCATGGAGAACTCCATTGCCCTACTGCTGCAGGCCCAAAACGAGTCCAGCAAGGAGGTGGACCAGCTGTGTGCCCAAACGGAGACCATCGGGGTCAGTGAACCGGCGACTCAGCAGGAGCGCGAGCGTAAGTTGAAGAACGCCCGCGCCATCATCGGAAATGCCATCCAGCCAG TGATACGCAGGCCAACACCGTTTTATGGCATCGGCAACGGCAACGGCTTTGGCAGTGGCATGGTGGGTGGAAGTGgagtgggtggtggtggtggtgctggtggtAACATTGCACCCAAGCGCGTCCAGAGTGGCAGTAATTTTATGGGCTATTCGGGAGGAATATTACCGGGAGCAGGAGCAACATCGCCACCGATTTCGGGACCCCAGACGGCACCGCCAGTGCTCATATCACCCAATGCTTTGGCTGCCGCGAAGCAAACGATACAGCAGAGGATTTTTGGAGGTGGATTGCCCAGTCCCAATAGTCAGTCTGGAAACCGAAGACCAGCCACTTGGCAACCGCAGAACTCCTACAGCACGGCCAGCATTTTCCAGCCGCCACCGAGTGCGCAGAGTCCCTTCAAGATGCTGCAGCAGCAATATCAGCAGCGCTGCCAGGAGGATCAGAAGACCAGTGCTCTATTCACACCACCTCCATCGCCACAATATGCCGCCAGCCACGCCCTCGCCGCCCAACCAGCAGCAACCTATGGGAACagcggcagcaacatcagcggtgccagcagcaacagcaacagcaacaacagaggtcacagcaacagcagcaacatgggCAACTGCAACACGCTGCCCAATGTCAAATACAATGTCAATTCGCGCACGAGACCATTCAATCATAATCAAGCTCAAGACACACTCAATACCAATGCCAGTGCCAGTGCTACATGTGCCTTGCCTGTGGCTATGTGGCTGAAAT CCTCACCGGGCATCGAAGGACCTCCAACTCCACCCGGAGCAGTGAAGACATCGACGGCCTCGATTACCCTCAAATCGGCCACCCTGCCGCGTCGCAAGATAAACGCCAAGGCGGAGGTGCAGTTGGACATCAAGCCACGAATCCCGGAACAGGGGGCACCTCCCCAGCCGGGGATGCGCTTCAGCACGGAGATGCAACATCCGGTGGCCGATCTGCGCAGTGCCCCGCCCCGCGAGGGCCCCATCCCCTACAGCCCCATCAAGACGACGGTGCAGGCGAGGGCCACCAGCCTGGAGCCCAAGGAGCACGTCATCACCATCCAGCGACCGCCCACGCAGCACGCCTACGGACGCACCAGCTCCAACACAACCACGCG TTCCGGCTCGCTGTCACGGCAGTCGACGGTGGAATCCGAGTCGGATGCGACCACCACGGCCACGAATCTGTCGCAGGCCACCATCACGAGCACCTCGCAGCCCATCAAGAAGAGTCCGCGGGAGTTTATCATCCCGATTGCCGTCGAGGGAGGCGGTTTCATCACGCCCCGGGAACGCAGCGTGGAGCCTTCGGAATCGAGCCACACCACCAGCAGTCGGTCCACGTTCACCCGCCTGCGTCCATCGCGTCGCATTGG CTCACTGTTAAGCGAGGCGGGCTTCGATGAGGGCTCGCCATTCCAGAAGATGCGCACCACGTCGATATCCCGGGATGGCGTCAGCGGTGGAGCCGAGGATGAGGCCCGCTTCACCCCGCACCGACTCAG AAGCTCAAGACCTGTCAAGAAAATTAGTCAAGACAACGATTCGCAAAGCTCCAACGAGGAggacgatgacgatgacgatgGCTTTGAGATACTCACGGCGGAGAATCTGTTCTCGACTTTGCTGCAGCGG GTGCGGGCCCTAACGAATCGCCTGAATGTCAACAGTGACCTGTCGGTCGGTTTCCCCAGCCATTCTAGTCGCCTGCTGACGGACATTTCGCGGCAGGCCCAAAGTCACAGTCCATTCTGGAGCCAGGGCAGTCCCTTTGCCAG CCGCCtaaacagcagcaacagcagcggaTTGGGAGCTCCGTGGCGACATAGTATGTCCCGGGATCTGGGCAGCGACATGGAATCGATGTTCTCGCGCACGGGGGCCACGCTGCCAAGAG GTCATCATCAAGGCAAGGGTAAACCCAGCTCAGCTCCTGCCCAGGTGGAAAAGGATTCGGTTAATGGATCTTCAACGGCAACTGCGAGCAGCGAGGAGCCCTTGGACCTGGCTGATTTAGATCTCTCCAGGCTGCGACTGAGCAAAAAGGATTTGGAGACCTTGTCCAGCATTACACCTGGATTGCCCAAGTGTTTTCAGGAGCAGTTGCTGGCCAAACTGCCGCCCACTCAGGCTCGCAAGTTATCCCGCACCCTGAGCGTTCAGACCAGTGCTCCCAGTAGCTCCTCCACTCCGAAGGTCTACAAACGCAGCCAGAGCGGCGGAAGGGGCTACCAAccggagcagcagcagcagcagctacAGGAGGATTTGGTGGACCTGACCAAGAGCAAACCCCTGACAGATGCACCCAAAACCACTGCAGCTAGCACAGCCATTTACAGGCGAAGCCTCAGTCGCAGTCTGGCGCCCACGCAGAATTCTGGCCAGGATTCAGAGAGCCGGGCCACCGCACAGACAACCAAAAGCCGCAGCAGCAGTGTCTGCCGGGATGACTATGGCAAATCCTCCctgtgcagcagcagcacttACACCAGCGATATCAGCGAGAAGTACAAGTACTACTCCCCCTATCTCAGCAAATCCAGCAATGTGAGTCCATCCCAGGCTGCCAAGGATGCCCCGGAGAAGCGTTACAGTGGTGGACTTGGACGTCCTCCAAGTGGATGCCTTTCACCACCACCGCAATTGCCACAAGTGGCTGCCACGGAGGGCAGCAGTTCTCTGAGGATTGGACGCTCCTCGCAGCGACGAATTTCCCGCTTTCTGCGTCCCGACTTCTTCGATGATCCCAGGGATCGGGAAACCCAGAGCATGCTCAGGGAAATCCGAGAAAAATCCATCGATCGTCAGGAAAGGgggcaggagcaggagcagacGCAGGCGCAGGCGCAGGCACAGGATCTGAGGCGTCGCAAGCACAGTTTGCCCAATGTGGATCAGACGGAGGCTCCTCCGGAAGCGGCACCCATCAGATCCTCCATGCGACATTCACGCAACAAGAGTATGGAACTATTTACCGATGCCGAATCAAATGGTCAGGTTCAGGAACCAGTCAAATCCTCATCAGCCAGGCAGCGAAGTGTTTCCAGGGCTCGGGAACTGGAAACAGAACTGGACAAGCACGAGCTGGCGGACAAGATACTCCAGGAGCTGCAGCTCCTATCCGCCGTGAGAACCCAACATGAACAGGCCCAGGAATCGGAGAAAACGGAAGAGACATCCACTATCAAAAAGGTGAAGAAGATGAAACCCAAAGAGTCCCCAGCAAATGAGCCAGAGCCATCCAAAATCTCTACCATGACTACCTCATCATCAACCACTTTGGTGAGAAAAGTCAAGAAGGTGGTTAAGAAAACGGATGAAGGTGCCAAGGCAACTGGCACCGAGAGTGCTGATCTGGTTAGCTCTGCTCCCAAGGAAACCAAATTGAAGAGACCCAAATCGTATCCCATGAAAGATCTTGGCTTGAGCCTCAAATCCTCTGCTGATCTTCCAGAACCAACTGCCTCACTACTGCCCAGCAAATTGCCCAGCAAGCTGCCCTCGGGGCTCACCAATGAATCTGCAGGAGAGTCTGCTCCCCGAGAGAGTAGGCTGATGAGGCCCAAAAGCTACCCAGCCACCAAACTGGCCACGCCCAAAGATCTGCGCAAGGTAACCCGCAGTGGAGTGGCCATACCCACTATCACCGAAGCTATTCCTACTCCATCGGCCATGGCGACGCCAACTAGTTCTAAATCCACTTCCGAAGAGAAATCACTGTCAGCCACACCAACTGGAACCATGTCTACCGTTACGGATGCCAAGGATActggttcttcttccagcgaTTCGCGACCCACGACCATTAAGAAGATCATCAAGGTGTCCAAGaaatccaagcttataccaCCCACACCTGTGACCCCCACCACACCAACCACAACTGCAACCACTACTGCAAATACCACACCTGTAGACAGCTCCAAGGAGTCGAGTCCGGTGATCAAGGCCAAAGAGAAGTCACCAGAGAAGAAGCCCAGCAAGGGATTGCTCTACGCCTTGGGGCAGAAGTTCGAGAAACTGCGGGACTCCGCCATGAGCAAGGAGAAAAAGTCTGGCTCTGCTGGAGCGGCAGCAGCATCCCTGGCCTGCACCCAAAAGCAGGGATCCCCAGAGGAACGCAGCTCGCCGGAGAAGTACAAGAAGAAGGTTGTGGAAACGGAGAAATCCCTAGATATTGCTGCCCCAGAAGACAAACGAGTGGATAAACGATCTCGCTTTGACACTATGCTGCGCTCCTTAAGGGAGAGATCCGTACCCAGATCCCAGCCCAATGGACGAGTGAGTCCCAAGCGAGCAGCCAGTGTGGAGGAGCTCCATGCCGGGTCACAAGAGGGCCAGGGAAAATCCGGTGGAGCAGTTAACAAGATGTTCGGAGGCTTCTTGCGTCGCTTTGACAGGGAGAGTAGTGAACAACGCCGGGTCAGGAGCACCCGATCCACTAGCAATATTGAGCGGCAGGTGCGTGAGGAGCAGGATCGGCTGCTGGATGCTTCGCTGCCCACATCACCCATCTATCAGAATGTGGTCAAGACCCAGGGGTCGAAGGTCAAGGCTACTCCAACGCCAGCAGCCGTTGAGGAGAACTGCAATTGCGAGACAGCCTGTCCAGATTGCCGGCAAAACAAGGTACAGAACCTGACCACCAGCAGTGCTCCAAGCAATACAGCACAAGCTGCAAGCAGCAAGGAGAAGCGGAAGGGTCTGATGCTGGATTTGGCCAGCGCCAATGCCTCTGGCAGCGGAGCTCCCAGCTCGGTGACCACAGCcaccacaaccaccaccaGCGGGAGCAGCTATCGTGGATCCAAAACCAATCCGGCTTTGCTCAATGGCAACGGGGCATTGGGCATGGGCATCTACTCGAATCTGCCCCCCTATCCGGGAGCCATCAAGAGTGCTAGCTCCAACAACAGCTCCAGCCAGCAGTCCATGGAGAATGCCACCAACAATAACTCTACCAATACCAACAATAACTGCAGTTCGCAAACCTCTGGCTACAGGACCTCATCGGCCCATGAGATCAATCGGAATAATCCCCTGCTGACGCCCTCGTTCGAGAACATTGCCAACTACTCCTCGGATTCGAGGAGCTACCAGGATGACTGTGCCTCTACCTCGACTTTCCTCTCGCCCACCGAAGAGCCGGAGTTGTACTTTGACAATTGGTCCATCTGCTCCGAGGACAACTATATGTTGCATGCCACGCCCTCGCCCACAGTTTCCCGGCTATCCAGGGCTTCCCTGTCCTCGCCCACCCGCTGCTCCGAGAGCTCCGATCCCAACGAGAGTGTGATCGATAGGATCAAGCGCCGCAGCTTCTACAGCCGTTTCAATGAGCAAAAGAAACCACGACGTACGAGCAGCATAGTGGGTCCTTCTGCGGTAAGGGATTACTATAGGGAGCAACAGGCGGCGGTTAAGGCGCGTTCCAGTCACAAGCTGCATGCGCCGGATCCCATGGATCCACCACCAAGAGCCCATTCGCCGGACATAGCCCAGCAGTTCTTCAGGCCGCTGAAACTGAGTCCCGTGGGCACGGAACTCAAGCCACCGGTCTACCGCTCGCCACTAGATTACTCGTCCTCCTCGGCGGGGGCCACCAGCAAGCCGAGGAAGAGCTTGAACGACATTAGGAATACCTCACCCTCGTTCCTTAGCAAACGGTACGAGACGACCGACTACAGTTCGGTGCCCATGCGGTACAAGAGCTCCTCCAGTTCGAGTCCGAGCAATGGAGCCATCGCCAGTGGCTATTACAACACTTACAATCCGAAGCGCAGGTCATCGTATACGCTGAATGGCAGCCTGCCCACCGCCACCAGTGGAAGCAGTGCAGCCGGGAGCAGCCACCTGGATGGCTATGCCACCCTGGGCAGGCGATCCATTAGGCCCTATGATCATCGTACCATGTCCCTCCTGGAGCCACCGACGACGAGCAGCAGCCGGAGCGGTGAGGGAGTTTCCTCCTATCAGAGGAGAGAGGCGAGGACGCCAGTTAGGGATTACACCTCCAGCATTTCACG CTCCGGATCACGTTACCGCACTTCATCGGCCACTCGCAGTCCGACAAACATTTGA